In Spirochaetae bacterium HGW-Spirochaetae-1, the genomic stretch CCGATTCGCAGTATCTCGGGCAGACGCGTCCGCATACTGCAGGGAAGGGATTCTCGTACTTGATGAGTTCAAGGGCTTCGGTATATTTTCCCTGTGATGCCAGCTTGATATATCCCTGGATGCCGATATGGGCGGGACATTCCGCTTTGCAGGGACTGGTGCCTGAATCGACAACAACTTTTCTGTTGGTGCGATATTCGTAATTCCATCTGTCAGGGCCCCATTCCGTATCGTAGGGAAGGTCTTTTCTTGATCGATCAGGAATCGGCGTTTTTGTGCAGAGCTTCTGACCGAGCCGGAGGGCGTTCATCGGGCAATTCTCGACGCATTCTCCACAGGCCACGCATTTGTCTTGATCCACGTGTGAAACGTAGTTCGAACGCACCATGTCGGGGTTTGTCCACATCTCGGCGACTCTCATGGAGAAGCAACCGCAACCGCAGCAATTGCATATGGCGTGCGTTTTTCCGGGACCGTCGGTGTTCGGTATTGAATGCATCAGACCGTTCGCCTCGGCTTTTTTAATGATTTCGAAAGCCTCTTCGCGGGTGATCTCCCGGCCCCGGCCCGTGCGGATATAGTATTCGGCGGCATGGCCCATCTGGATGCACATATCCTCCTTCAGGTGGCCGCATCCCTCTCCCATGATTTCCCTTGAAGTGCGGCAGGAGCAATCGGAAACCGAGAAAAGGTTGTTTTCGTTGAGATAGGTGGAAACTTCTTCGTAGGATGCTGTTCTGCTTTCACCGTTTAGGGATTGTTCAATGGGGATGACACGCATAGGCCCCAGACCCACGGGGAATATTCCTGCAGTCGCCGGTCCCCGTCTTTTGCCGTAGGCATCGAAGGCTTCGGCTATCTGCGGATACTTTTTAACGTTTTCTTTGTTGTTGACCATCATCTCCATGTGGCCCGGAACCCAGAGGTCCTGCCAGTATTTATCGACGCCGTCGATTTTATTGACAAAAGCCACACCGGCAACGGCCAGTTCCCATAAGAGCTTTTCCGTTTCCTCTACGGATTTGCCGCACAGGGGAGCAACCTCCGCGGCGCTCATGGGTTTGCGCAATTTCAGGCAGAGTCCCACTTCCGCCATTGCTTCCGTAACAACGGGCTCCAGAATTTTATATTCCGGATAGTCCGGTTTTATCTCGTCTTTTGTTCCGCGTTTTGTCCTGCTGATCTTATTGGCAAGATCCATTACCTTTTCATTTACCATGCATAGTACCCCGTTAATAAATTTTCAGTATGTTTTATTTTTCTTTCCAGTTTTTGACTTCGGTGCGAATCCAGTCGGCCCATTCATCAATTCCTTTTCCCGTTTTGGCCGAGATGGGGATAACCCTGATGTCGGGGTTTAATTTTTTTGCGCGCTCTTTGACCGCATCCGGATCAAAATCAAAATAATCTATTGTATCTATCTTGTTGATCAATAAGACATCAACAATGGAAAACATGAGAGGATATTTCAGCGGTTTGTCATCACCCTCGGGAACGCTCAGGATCATCGCGTTTTTCGATGCGCCGGTATCGAATTCCGCCGGGCATACCAGGTTACCGACATTTTCCAGGATGACAAGATCAAGGCCTTCTGTTCCGAGCCCCGAGAGACCCTGCCTGGTCATATCGGCATCGAGATGACACATGCCGCCGGTATGGAGCTGGATTACTTTTGTGCCCGTCTGCGCGACAGTATGGGCATCGACATCGGAATCGATATCGGCTTCAAGAATTCCAATGCTCATTTCATCTTTGAGCGCCTCAATTGTTCGTATAACAGTGGTTGTTTTTCCGGAACCTGGAGACGACATTAAATTCAGTAAAAAGGTCTTGTTTTCTCTCAATTCATTCCTGAGCAAATCAGCTTGCCGGTCATTGTCTTCAAAAACACTTTGTTTGATTTCCAGTATTTTATATGCATCCATATCGTTTTTACCTCCATCGCCGGAACAAGCCATATATATAAAGAACAAAAAATTATGAGAAATGTAAATAGGGGAAAACTGTATTGTCTATAGGGGGAATTCACTTATAACAAAAGGGAGTAGTGTGTATTTTATATTGCATAAAAAAGAAGGGAAACTTCTGAACACCATAGCTGCATGGCTCAGTCGATGCAGATTGTCGAGAATCACGGATAAATTTTTGGCTGCCTTTCCCCTTCTCCCTGTGGGAGAAAGGGAAAGGGGGATGATGTCGAAAAGTTTTCCCTATAGCAATCCGGCCTTCTTATAGATGGCGTCAATGTTTTTCAGGTACCGCTGCAGGTTAAAAATAACATCGAGTTCTTCTTTTGATATTTTCCCCGCCACAGCGGGTTCACGTTCCGTGAGTTCCCGCAGGGTTCCTTCGCGCTTCCACACGCGCATGGCCATGTCCTGAACGAGCTTATAGGAATCCTCACGAGAGAGTCCTTTCTCAATGAGCTTCAGGAGCAGGGATTGTGAATAAAAGAGACCACCGGTACGGTTGATGTTATCCATCATGTTTTCCGGGTACACGTGGAGATTGTTGATGATAAAGATCATGCGGTGCATGAGATAATCCAGGGCGATCGTGGAATCGGGCATGATAACACGTTCTGCCGAGGAGTGGGATATGTCACGCTCATGCCACAGGGTAATGTTATCCAGGGCCACATTCATGTTGGCCTTTATGACACGTGAAAGTCCTGTAACGCGCTCCGAGAGGATGGGATTCCGTTTGTGGGGCATTGCTGATGATCCCTTCTGACCTTTCTGGAAGGGCTCTTCGATTTCGCGAACCTCGGTTCTTTGGAGATGGCGGATCTCCGTTGCCAGCTGATCCAGGCTTCCGGCCGTGATGGCCAGGGCGGCCATGAATTCGGCGTGACGGTCCCGCTGTATGACCTGCGTTGAAACGGGATCGGGCTTCAGACCCAGCTTCGTGCAAACCTCTTCTTCTATTTCCGGTGATACGTTGCTGAAGGTGCCCACGGCGCCGGATAGCTTGCCGAAGGATATGTTTTCAATGGCCGTTACAAGTCGCTGCCGGTTTCTTCTGAATTCCTCGTGGTACAGGGCCATCTTGACGCCAAAGGTCATTGGTTCGGCGTGCACGCCATGGGAGCGGCCCATGCAGGGCGTATCCTTGAATTCCAGGGCCCGGGCCTTCAGGGCCTCCATGAGAAGGTCGACGTCCTTGACGAGAATTTCCCCGGACTGGCGCATCTGGATGGACAGGGCCGTATCGCCGATATCGCTGGAAGTGAGGCCGTAATGAATATGGCGCCCCGCAGGACCTACTTTTTCGTTCACGGCCGTGAGAAAGGCGATGACATCATGATGCACCTCATTTTCTATTTCCAGGATGCGGTTTACGTCGAAGTCGGCCTTTTCCTTGATTATTGCCAGGTCTTCTTTCGGGATCATGCCCCTGCCGGCATAGACTTCGCATACGGCGATTTCAATGTCGAGCCATATGCGGAACTTGTTTTCCAGGTCCCATATTTTGGAAATTTCCGGTCGTGAATATCGATCTATCATGTTTTCCTCGCGGTGTTTTCTTTTCAGTGTATGCACAGACAGGTTAAGCTGTCAATATAACCATGGGAATGGCGGGATATATCTTTGCAATAAATTTATTAATTTTTTGAAAATGCCGGCTGAGAGGCGATGCAACGCGTTCCTGCCGGCTGTCAGAATAATTACCCTTCCTCCGTAATTGGCTATTCAGGATATTGTGTATTTTGACAGCTGTTATGTGTAACGTGTCGTTATGGACTGATGTATGATGGTACTATATCAAGCACCGTTTTCCAGAATCTCATGCAGTTTTTCCGTCAGGGTCCTGCCCGAGTAGGGTTTCTGGAGAAATGCCGTAACTCCCAGGTCTATGACTTTCTGTACCCGTTCATCCTGTTTGTAACCCGATGCCAGGAGCACTTTTACTTCGGGAACAATATTTTTAAGAGACTGAAAAACCTCCAGTCCCGACATGACCGGCATGGACATGTCGAGAATAACAGCTCTTATTTCCTTTTTATGACGCTTGAAAAGACTGAGCCCTGTCTTTCCCGATTCAGCCAGAATGACCCGGTAGCCGGCCTCCATGAGTATGCCTTCTGCCACCGTTCTCATGACCTCTTCATCGTCGATGACCAGTATCGTCCCGCTTCCAGGAATCATCTCGTGGCTCGTTGCCGTGGAGATGCCTTTGCCCATCCTATCGGTCATTTCCGGCAGGTATATATTGAAAGTCGACCCCACTTTCGGTTCAGAGAGCACATCGATAAACCCGCCGTGTTGTTTGACAATATTGTAGACCATGGCAAGTCCGAGCCCTGTTCCCATATCTTTGTCTTTTGTCGTGAAGAAGGGGTCGAATATCCTGTCTTTCACGGCCGCATATATGCCCACGCCCGTATCGGTCACGGAAACCATCATATAGCTTATTCCTTCAGTGGCATCGGGATGCATTTTGCAAAAATGATGGTCGGCCTGAAGTTTTCTGAGAGAAACCGTCAGTTTTCCTCCCTGCTTTTCATTATCATCTCTCATGATAGTCATGGCGTGAGAGGCGTTTACGCAGAGGTTGAGAATTACCTGCTCAATCTGGGTGGGATCCGCAAAGGCTCGCATGGGCGATGGGCCGTATTCCGTATGGAGCTCCACGTTTTTAGGAAAGCTGTTCTGGCATATCTTCATGACATGTTTGACCGAATAATTCAGGTCAACGGGAGCGAATTGTATATCGTGCTTGCGCGACAGGGTCAGCAACTGCTTGATCATGTCAGTTGCCCTGAAGGAGGCGTCACGGGCCGTGTCGATGTATTTCCGTATTTTATCACCGCTGCTCAGGGTTTCTTTTCGTAAAAGCATGTTAAGCATGTCAATGCTGCCCAGGATGCCCCCCAGGATGTTGTTGAAGTCATGGGCCAGGCCCCCTACCAGGGTCCCGATGGCTTCCATCTTCTGAGCCTGAAGGAGTTGCGCCTCCATCTGGACCTGTTCGCTTATATCGCGTTTTACAGAGACATATCCCATGATATGGCCCAGTTGGTTACGGATGGGGGAGATATTGGCGTCCTGAGTTATGAATTCTCCGTCTTTTCTTTTGTTGATGATTTTTCCGGTCCAGGTAAGGCCCGTGCTTATGGTATCCCAGAGATTCTTGTAAAAACCCTCTTCATGCCTGCCGCTCTTCAGTATGCGCGGATTTTTCCCCAGTGCTTCGTCGCGGGAATAGCCCGTTGTTTTTTCAAAGGCGGGATTGACATATTGGATGTTGCCTTCCGTATCGGTGAGAATAATATCCTCTGCTGCCTGTTCAACGGCCGTGGCAAGTCGTTTCATTTCTGCTTCCGAGTCTTTTTTCTCGGTTACATCGGTGGTGATTATATATTGGTCTGAGTTCCAGTCGCTCCCTTTTTTCCCGCTATAGCGGTTGAGTATGCAGCGGCGTTCTCCATCTTTGCGGATTATCCAGAATTCAAGTTCACGGGGCGGGCTTCCGCTTTTTATTGATTCTATGTAGATATGCCGTATACGTTCCTTTTCTTCAGGAGCATAGATATCGCCGATATTGAAGTTTCTTAACTCCTCGTGGGAGTAACCGGTTATTTCCGAGACCCTGCTGTTGGAGTATACGAGCCTGCCGTTTTCAATGATGCTCAGCCCGTCCCGGATGTTGTCCGCCATGCTTCTGAAACGTTCCTCGCTCAGCTGCAGGGCCTTTTCCATTTTATGGCGGGTCAGGACACCGGCAATTATGTTGGCAACATTCTGAAGGAGAGGGATTGCTCCCGCAAAAAATATTTTTTCTTCATGCAAGGTGCAAAGTCCCATATAGCCGATCATGTTCTCGCCATAAATGAGGGGTATGTCCACAAGGGATTTAATCCCGGCCTCATGCAGCCGGAGATAGAATTCCGCCGTGCTGTCGGGAATGACCTCAAGGGAGGGGATATTGCATATCTCTCCGCTGTTTAGTTTTTTATACCACCATGTCTGATGTTCCACGGGAAGTTCCCGCAGCATGGCGGGATCAGAGGCAGTTTTCCCGGCGGTCCATTCCGCGGTGCATAGGGCTTTGGAAAAATCTTCGTTGAAGAGGTATATATAAGCACGGTCGACGCCGGTGAACAGTCCTACATCCTGAAGCGCTTTTGTCAATTCCGGCTCAAAGTTTTCCGCTGTCGTAGTTATAAATCCTGCAGAAATGGCGGTGATAAGGCGCTCAAACTCCGATTTATACTGAAGATTCAGCTGTGATTTTTTAAGATCGGTAATATCCCGTCCCACATACTGATATTCAATCAAAACTCCGGCCTTGTTGAAGATGGCCCTCACGGTCCACTGGAGCCATCGGGTCTCCCCATTTTCCAGAATTGTCCTGCTTTCAAAATCGGATACCCGGTTTTCAGGAGAAAGGGAATGGATGATTTTTGCAACCCTGTCGGTATCGTCTTCATGAACCCTGGGGCTGAAAAATGTTCCCGTAACTGTTTGACATTCAACATTAAAATAACGGCAGTAGGCCTCGTTGACAAAAGTAATGGCACCATTGGGCCTGCTTCTGCCGATGAGTTCCGTCTGGTCTTCTACAACAGAACGGTAGCGGTGTTCGGTACGTTCCAGTTCCTGGTTGGCGGCAATAAGCTCTTCGTTCTGCGCTTCAAATTCCTCGTTGGTGGCTTCAAGTTCCTTTATGGTTGTGTTTAGTTGGATGTTCAGTTCCTGGAGTTCCTGGTTCTGAAGTGTTATCGTTTGTTCAGCCTGCATTATTCTTGTTATATCCTGGACAGTACCTGAGATCTTTATCGTGTCTCCATATTCATTATGAACCAATTCCGCCACGCTGTGGATAATGCGGCGGCCGTCTTCGGGGTTGATGACGGTGTAGATTTCATTATAATCGGGGTTTTCGCCATGGAGGAGACGGTTAAAGCTGATCCTCTGTCTCTCCCTGTCTTCCCCGGCTACATGGGTGAGAATTGATTCAAAATCCATGGGACCGCTGTTTTTTTTGATGCTGAAAAGCCTCATGGCCTCTTCGGAACCCTCAAATATTCCAGTGACCAGATCACATTCCCATGTGCCCAGTAATGCCCTGACCTGGGCTCGCTCAAGGTTCTTTCGGATTTTCTGCAGTTCCGCCTGGGTCTGCCACAGCTCATCCTGGGCCATGAGAAGGGCCATGCTCTGGGCCTGATGTTCATTTTTTGATGCTTCAAGTTTTTCTATGGTGCTCTTCAGCTCATCGTTCAGTTTTGTTTCTTCGGTTACGTCCGTCACAATGACGACGATACCGTCTTCAATGTTGGAAGGATTAACTGCGGAGCCGAGGAAGCAGGCGTGGAAAAAAGAGCCGTCCTTTTTTTTAACGCGGGTGCGGATTTGCCCTTTGCCGGTTTGATGTATCGATTTATAAAATTCACGCTCGATACGATTATACTCCTCCTTGCTTTCATAGATGGGCAGGACATCGGTGCCTATGACAGTCTCTGTTGAGTACCCCAGTAATTCTTCAAGTTTCCTGTTGTGCCAGATGATGCGGCGGTTTTTAATGAGCCCAATGCCATGAGGCAGTGTATCAAATATGGTGGTGAGGTGCTTATCGCTGTTCATATATAGTTCCCGGATATCTTCATCATGGCTATTCAGTTCATTATATTCAAAAATGAATGAAAGTCAATACTTTATGTGTAAGGGCGGCTCTTTTTCGTGAAAATGAATACTTGACAAATACACAAGTACATGTCATTAGACTTCAGATAAAAAGAATGAAAATGATTCGGGATGGATATGCGGATATGAGATTCAGGAATTTAATTATGCTGTTTCTTGCGGGGGGGATGATATTGCATCCCGTTTTCGGCGGACATGACAAAGGGACTCTGCGGGCCATGGAAAATACCAGGACGATTATCGATTGTGCCAACCGAAAAGTCCAGGTTCCCCGCCGGGTGAAACGCATAGCCTGCCTCTATGCCTTCAGCGGCCACGTCGTGACCATGCTGGGCAGGGGAACCGATATCGTTGCCGTTGTAGGCGGGCTCAAGCGTGACGTTATGCTGACATATCTCTGTCCATCCATTGCCGACGCCGTTGTTCCGCGATACAATGGAGCACTGAACGTGGAGGAACTGTTGAAGTCCCGCCCCGACGTGGTTTTTCTAAAGGAGGATATGGCCGGAAAAGAATCGGAGACGTCAGGTCTTGACCGGTTCCACATACCCTGGGTGGTCATATCCTTCAACTCAATGGCGGAGCAGCAGAAAGCCGTTGCCATAATCGGAGAGGTCATCGGAGAGACGCGTGCCGCTGCAGATTATAATTCCTACTACAGGGAAACGATCGACCGCGTCGGTACTATCGTGAAAAGCATACCAGGGGACCGGAAACTCTCTCTTTACCACTCGACCCTGGAACCGCTGAAAACCGACGGACCGCGTTCCCTGGCCGCTGAATGGACAAGAACAGCAGGAGTTATCAATGTATCTGCGGGAGCTGAACTGATAACGTCCGGTGAGGATTACTATGCAACCATTGAGCAGGTTCTCCTGTGGAATCCCCGGGTAATTCTGGTCAATGAAGAAGGCATTGATGACTATATGAAGAATAACTCCCTCTGGTCCCATATGGATGCGGTAAAGCAGGGGCGGATATATAAAATGCCCACGGGCATATCGCGGTGGGGGCATCCCGGGTCGGTGGAAACGCCACTGGCCCTTCTCTGGACGGTAAAAACACTGTATCCTGAATATGCCGTAAGTATCAATCTCAGGACCGAGACGAAAAGATTTTATAATACCTTTTTCAATTATGAACTCTCCGACACAATGACCGACAGCATCCTCAGCGGAAAAGGGATGAGAACGGCAAAAAGTAAAAGGAATAAGAAGAAATGAAAATTTACATGGCAATAGACGACACCGATATCCTGGGAAGCCGGGGCACTGGACATCTTGCTGAAGACATCAGAAGAGATATTGTCTCGATATTTTCCGGGACATGCGAGAATATATCGCGCCACCAGCTTTTCGTATGCGACGATATCCCCTATACATCGCATAACAGTTCCATGTGTTTTGTCGCCGATATCGGTGATGATGCATTTGAGGGAATAGTGAAACATACGATTAATATGCTGGAGACATGCAGCGCCGACGGATCTGATCCTGGTTTCTGCATCTTTAACCTTGAAAAACTTGATGAAGAAGGCGCCGGAAGACTCATGGATTTCGGTCATCGTGCCAAGCGGACCGTTCTCACCAAGGAAGAGGCTTACGGCCTGGCCGCCGAACTGGGCATTCATCTTTCAGAGCACGGAGGAACCGGACAGGGAATAATCGGCGCCCTGGCCGGAACAGGCCTCAGGCTCGAAGGCAATGACGGCCGGTTCCGGGGCTGGATATTTGAAAATGCCGACACGGAGATGACTGTCCGGGAATGCCTGGAGCAGCTGCCGGTTCGGGAAGTTGTCGACCTGGCCGGAGCGGTTATTAATGGATCGGATTTAGTGCGGCTGAACGGCAAGGTAAAGACCGTGCCCAGGAGAGGTCGCCAGGTTCTGCTGGTGAAAAAAAAGAAAGACAACGGGCAATCGTTCTGGGTGAATCTTAACCGGGATGAAATCAAGGGCCTTGACTAAGGGTGATTAAAACTTTGCTGAACATCCTCCATAAAACATGCGTCCCGGACCCGGGATAAAGGGGTCGGCCTCGTAGTCGTCGAGCACGTTTTTACACATGACATAAACCTCGTAATAAATGAGAAAAGACTGGCTCAGCCTGATATTGAGCATGACCGGGTCATGCAGCCGTACCGCCTCGAAGTATTCCGTTGAAAAGGGTGTTTGAACCGGTCCGGGCTCGGGCCGTTCCTTCATGCAGTACACATACTGATTCACGGTGCTGTAGCCCCAGATGTTCAGGCCCGTGCCCCCTTTGAACTTCAACCGCAGATCCGCCGAAATCTGGTGTGATGGTGTAAATTCTATTATCTCACCTTTGTTGATTTTCTCCTCTTCAGAATTATCCCTGTTCCGCGTATAAAGGTATGTGTAGGAGCAGACCAGGGTCATATCCATAATATCGAAAATTCCTTCCCTGGTGTAGGTTATAATGGATTCCAGTCCCTGCGAATCGACCCTGCCGATATTCACGGGCGGATCAATGCCGCCGGAAATTTTTTCGATGCGGTCCTTAACCACGCTGACAAAATAGTCGGCGCGCAGGGAAAGGGCGCTATCGAAGAAAAAGAGTTCGAAGCCAGTGTTGCCGTTGTATGATCGTTCAGGTTTCAGCCGGTTGTCCCGCTTGTCATCGACGATTTTTGAATATTCACTGAGATCGGGAAAGCGTGTTTTTATGGAACCGGCGGCACGAAGGATAAGCCGTTCTTTCATCGGTGTGAATATAAGACCCGCCACGGGATTGATGGAGTCCTTGGTTCCCAGAAGTTTCGAGTCAGCAGCAACGATGTAGGCATCTTCAAACTGGTACAGGGCCTCGCGGTTCTTGAAACTGTGCAGTATTTGCATATCATACGAGACGCCCAGGGAAATGTTCAGCCGGTCCTTATAGTTTATTTCATCTTCGACGGCTATTGTAAAATAAGATACATCGAGCCGCTGAACCGGGTAGGGATCAGTGCCGAAGAGCGTGGCCGCGATAGCCGGGGAAACTGTGGCAGAAATGGCCTGTTCGTTTTCCTGGTACAGGGAATAACGCCCCAGCAGGGCAAAGTTAAGGGTGTTCCATTGGGCTATTTTCCATGAGGGGTACAGGTTTGCGCCTGCAGTGAGATATTCTTTTATGGTGTAAAAGGGCTCAAGGACCGTGTCGGCCAGGACCGTGTCGCCGGGCCAGGTATGGTCCGTGGTGGCGTACTTTTCCTGTTTGGCCGTCATGTATGTGTAATAGGCGTTTCCCTTCAGTTTACATTTATTATAAT encodes the following:
- the hypB gene encoding hydrogenase accessory protein HypB, whose protein sequence is MDAYKILEIKQSVFEDNDRQADLLRNELRENKTFLLNLMSSPGSGKTTTVIRTIEALKDEMSIGILEADIDSDVDAHTVAQTGTKVIQLHTGGMCHLDADMTRQGLSGLGTEGLDLVILENVGNLVCPAEFDTGASKNAMILSVPEGDDKPLKYPLMFSIVDVLLINKIDTIDYFDFDPDAVKERAKKLNPDIRVIPISAKTGKGIDEWADWIRTEVKNWKEK
- a CDS encoding adenylosuccinate lyase is translated as MIDRYSRPEISKIWDLENKFRIWLDIEIAVCEVYAGRGMIPKEDLAIIKEKADFDVNRILEIENEVHHDVIAFLTAVNEKVGPAGRHIHYGLTSSDIGDTALSIQMRQSGEILVKDVDLLMEALKARALEFKDTPCMGRSHGVHAEPMTFGVKMALYHEEFRRNRQRLVTAIENISFGKLSGAVGTFSNVSPEIEEEVCTKLGLKPDPVSTQVIQRDRHAEFMAALAITAGSLDQLATEIRHLQRTEVREIEEPFQKGQKGSSAMPHKRNPILSERVTGLSRVIKANMNVALDNITLWHERDISHSSAERVIMPDSTIALDYLMHRMIFIINNLHVYPENMMDNINRTGGLFYSQSLLLKLIEKGLSREDSYKLVQDMAMRVWKREGTLRELTEREPAVAGKISKEELDVIFNLQRYLKNIDAIYKKAGLL
- a CDS encoding iron ABC transporter substrate-binding protein produces the protein MKVNTLCVRAALFRENEYLTNTQVHVIRLQIKRMKMIRDGYADMRFRNLIMLFLAGGMILHPVFGGHDKGTLRAMENTRTIIDCANRKVQVPRRVKRIACLYAFSGHVVTMLGRGTDIVAVVGGLKRDVMLTYLCPSIADAVVPRYNGALNVEELLKSRPDVVFLKEDMAGKESETSGLDRFHIPWVVISFNSMAEQQKAVAIIGEVIGETRAAADYNSYYRETIDRVGTIVKSIPGDRKLSLYHSTLEPLKTDGPRSLAAEWTRTAGVINVSAGAELITSGEDYYATIEQVLLWNPRVILVNEEGIDDYMKNNSLWSHMDAVKQGRIYKMPTGISRWGHPGSVETPLALLWTVKTLYPEYAVSINLRTETKRFYNTFFNYELSDTMTDSILSGKGMRTAKSKRNKKK